Proteins encoded together in one Chitinophaga sp. LS1 window:
- a CDS encoding DUF4236 domain-containing protein: MAWTYRKRIKIIPGVHLNISRKGISTNIGVKGASVTFGHDGTYVNSVLGRHKMSSKPALPAGANKPALPGAKPSSPVPHHVPVTTPQGNIFSVAPTEITNQDMQGVKDTILSAHQQRKELQHDLQQIGLALKGSKTKLTLSYVFLYGLFVKSISQGIKERIAAQQTAIDEISQELVKSRMELDISFDTDILQKYEAVTTAFKRLSQSHKIWDVTSAVAENRRVTRSAASTLVDKKEVKIGIKSIEDIHSNFEPLWFKNANGADLYCYPGFIIMYDTKDRFGIIDLKELQFKFLPVRFIERGSVPPDAKVIDHTWDKVNKNGAPDKRFRDNFQIPIVRYGAITLRTAAGVHEEYEFSNYEAAENFSEAFIDFLNVIRGGY; the protein is encoded by the coding sequence ATGGCTTGGACCTATCGAAAACGAATCAAAATCATTCCCGGTGTTCATTTAAATATTAGTAGAAAAGGTATTAGTACTAATATAGGTGTAAAAGGCGCTAGTGTTACTTTTGGGCATGATGGTACTTATGTGAATTCTGTATTGGGAAGACATAAAATGTCGTCGAAGCCTGCGTTGCCTGCAGGGGCGAATAAACCAGCATTGCCTGGAGCAAAACCGTCTTCACCCGTACCTCATCATGTTCCTGTAACTACACCACAAGGCAACATCTTCAGCGTCGCTCCTACTGAAATTACGAACCAGGATATGCAGGGTGTGAAGGATACTATCTTATCCGCACATCAGCAAAGAAAAGAATTGCAACATGACTTGCAGCAAATAGGACTGGCATTGAAGGGTTCAAAAACTAAGCTCACGTTGAGTTATGTTTTTCTCTATGGACTTTTTGTAAAATCTATTTCACAAGGTATTAAAGAAAGAATCGCTGCTCAACAAACAGCTATTGACGAAATCAGTCAGGAGTTGGTGAAGAGCCGGATGGAACTGGATATTTCTTTTGATACTGACATCCTGCAGAAATATGAGGCTGTCACAACAGCATTCAAACGGCTCTCTCAATCTCATAAAATATGGGATGTGACCAGCGCTGTGGCAGAAAACAGGAGGGTGACAAGGTCAGCAGCTTCTACATTGGTGGATAAGAAAGAAGTGAAAATAGGGATCAAATCTATTGAAGATATCCATTCCAATTTTGAACCGTTGTGGTTCAAGAATGCCAATGGTGCGGATTTGTATTGCTATCCTGGGTTTATCATCATGTACGATACCAAAGACAGGTTTGGTATTATCGACCTGAAAGAATTACAGTTTAAGTTCCTGCCTGTGAGGTTCATAGAAAGAGGGTCCGTGCCACCTGATGCAAAGGTCATAGACCATACCTGGGACAAGGTCAATAAGAATGGCGCTCCGGACAAACGGTTCAGGGATAATTTCCAGATCCCGATTGTCAGGTATGGTGCTATCACCTTGCGAACGGCAGCAGGTGTGCATGAGGAATACGAGTTTAGTAATTATGAGGCTGCTGAGAATTTTAGTGAGGCCTTTATCGATTTCCTGAATGTGATAAGAGGAGGGTATTAA